Proteins encoded within one genomic window of Flavobacterium oreochromis:
- a CDS encoding DMT family protein, whose amino-acid sequence MKGYITIGLLILSNVFMTLAWYGHLKFKELKWFENAGLISIVFISWGMALFEYFFQVPANRIGFQGNGGPFSLLQLKIIQEVITLIIFVVFSLLFFKNESLRLNHLIGMCFLVLAIYFVFKK is encoded by the coding sequence ATGAAAGGATACATCACAATAGGATTATTAATATTATCTAATGTCTTTATGACATTAGCTTGGTATGGACATTTAAAGTTTAAAGAATTAAAATGGTTTGAAAATGCTGGTTTAATCAGCATTGTTTTTATAAGTTGGGGAATGGCTTTATTTGAATATTTTTTTCAAGTTCCTGCTAACCGAATTGGTTTTCAGGGCAATGGTGGTCCTTTTAGTTTACTTCAATTAAAAATAATTCAGGAAGTGATAACATTAATTATTTTTGTTGTTTTTTCTCTTTTATTTTTTAAAAATGAAAGTTTGAGACTGAATCATTTAATTGGAATGTGTTTTTTAGTTTTAGCGATTTATTTTGTTTTTAAAAAATAA
- a CDS encoding MotA/TolQ/ExbB proton channel family protein, translated as MANNVNVKKEEKSKGGASYSGIIILACIAVGIFVWKFIMGASGNFEGGNSETGHPHNFLGTVYKGGFIVPVLLGMLLMVVVFSFERLMVISKAAGKGNLDAFMKAVQANVNQGDINGAIEACDKQQGSVANAIKAGLVKYNQVKAEGFTSEEATETIHKEIEEVTALEMPMLEKNMTIISTMVALGTLGGLLGTVSGMIKAFSALATSGTPDQAALAVGISEALINTATGISTSALAIVTYNYFTSKIDTLTYSIDEAANTIVNTYRRFKGSLK; from the coding sequence ATGGCAAACAACGTTAATGTAAAAAAAGAAGAGAAGTCTAAAGGTGGTGCTTCATACTCAGGAATCATTATTCTTGCATGTATTGCAGTAGGTATTTTTGTGTGGAAATTCATAATGGGAGCTTCTGGAAACTTTGAAGGAGGTAATTCAGAAACAGGTCACCCTCACAACTTTTTAGGAACAGTTTATAAAGGAGGATTTATCGTACCAGTATTATTAGGTATGTTATTAATGGTAGTTGTTTTCTCTTTTGAGCGTTTAATGGTTATCTCTAAAGCTGCAGGTAAAGGTAATTTAGATGCTTTTATGAAAGCTGTACAAGCTAATGTTAACCAAGGAGACATTAACGGAGCCATTGAAGCTTGTGACAAACAACAAGGTTCAGTTGCTAATGCAATCAAAGCAGGTTTAGTAAAATACAATCAAGTAAAAGCTGAAGGTTTTACTTCAGAAGAAGCTACTGAAACAATTCATAAAGAAATTGAAGAAGTTACAGCTTTAGAAATGCCAATGTTAGAAAAGAACATGACAATTATATCTACTATGGTTGCTTTAGGTACTTTAGGCGGTTTATTAGGAACTGTATCTGGTATGATCAAGGCCTTCAGTGCATTAGCTACTTCAGGAACTCCTGACCAAGCAGCATTAGCAGTAGGTATCTCTGAGGCTCTTATTAATACAGCTACTGGTATCTCTACTTCTGCTTTAGCAATCGTAACTTATAACTATTTTACTTCTAAAATTGATACATTAACATATTCAATTGATGAAGCTGCTAACACTATCGTTAACACTTACAGAAGATTTAAAGGTTCTTTAAAATAA
- a CDS encoding ExbD/TolR family protein, translating into MAKGKSRKSAGAIDMTAMCDVAFLLLTFFILTATAKQPEPLQVDTPNSTVQTKLPETGLVTLTVGKGKVFIGMKDREIRLRSLELMGQEYGINFTDAEKQRFSLIDGFGVPMGNLKQIIAMSSSDRNKDGLQPGIPMDSIDEKKDELARWIFNARSASAELRNEDLKFAIKGDAKLEYPAIKRVMDVLQKQDVNSFNLVTGLRSSDF; encoded by the coding sequence ATGGCAAAAGGAAAATCACGTAAATCAGCAGGAGCAATCGACATGACAGCAATGTGTGACGTAGCCTTCCTATTGCTTACGTTCTTTATACTTACTGCTACAGCTAAACAACCAGAACCTTTGCAGGTAGATACACCTAATTCAACGGTGCAAACTAAATTACCTGAAACTGGTTTAGTAACCTTAACAGTAGGTAAAGGTAAAGTGTTCATTGGAATGAAAGACCGTGAAATTCGTTTAAGATCATTAGAATTAATGGGGCAAGAATACGGAATCAACTTTACCGATGCAGAAAAACAACGTTTTTCTTTAATTGATGGATTTGGAGTACCAATGGGGAACTTAAAACAAATCATTGCAATGTCAAGCTCTGACAGAAACAAAGATGGTTTACAACCAGGAATTCCAATGGACTCTATTGATGAAAAGAAAGATGAGTTAGCTAGATGGATATTTAATGCTCGTTCAGCTAGTGCTGAGTTGAGAAATGAGGACTTGAAATTTGCTATCAAAGGAGATGCTAAATTAGAGTACCCAGCTATCAAAAGAGTAATGGATGTATTACAGAAACAAGATGTAAATAGTTTTAATCTTGTAACTGGTTTACGTAGTAGTGATTTCTAA
- a CDS encoding energy transducer TonB codes for MKLDLYKSQWLELVFEGRNKKYGAYELRKENSKTSIRALIIGGSFFALAVASPLLISMIPKGGDDATIDEKVVLVDMTKPKENTPPPPPPEKKPEPPKPKVDEVKFVEPKVVEAKKVTEEIKTIEELKDKNIAEKDQKGDKDAQVQIDAPTGNNDEVVKVVEEDNQVYSSAGIEVQPEFPGGNDGFMKYVQRNYRTPEVDTDLKGRVFVEFVVEKDGTLTDIKVVRDLGYGTGAEAIRMLKSAPKWRPGEQNGKKIRVRYSLPILLDIRAE; via the coding sequence ATGAAATTAGATTTGTATAAATCGCAATGGTTAGAGTTAGTTTTTGAAGGGCGTAACAAAAAGTATGGTGCTTATGAGTTGCGTAAAGAAAATTCTAAAACGTCAATCAGAGCATTAATAATCGGAGGTTCATTCTTTGCGTTAGCAGTAGCTTCTCCGTTGCTTATAAGCATGATCCCAAAAGGAGGAGATGACGCTACCATAGATGAAAAAGTAGTATTGGTGGATATGACTAAGCCAAAAGAAAATACGCCGCCGCCGCCGCCACCTGAAAAAAAGCCAGAACCACCAAAACCAAAAGTAGACGAAGTAAAATTCGTAGAACCTAAAGTTGTGGAAGCTAAAAAGGTGACAGAAGAAATTAAAACTATTGAAGAGTTAAAAGATAAGAACATTGCTGAAAAAGACCAAAAAGGAGACAAAGATGCACAGGTTCAAATCGATGCTCCAACAGGTAACAATGATGAAGTGGTAAAAGTGGTTGAAGAAGACAACCAAGTTTATAGCTCTGCAGGTATCGAAGTACAACCTGAATTTCCAGGTGGTAATGATGGTTTTATGAAATACGTACAACGAAATTACCGCACTCCAGAAGTTGATACGGACTTAAAAGGTAGAGTTTTTGTTGAATTCGTAGTAGAAAAAGACGGAACTCTAACAGATATTAAAGTAGTAAGAGACTTAGGATACGGAACAGGAGCTGAGGCTATTCGTATGTTGAAAAGTGCTCCTAAATGGAGACCTGGTGAGCAAAACGGTAAAAAAATCCGTGTAAGATATAGTTTGCCAATCTTACTAGATATTAGAGCTGAATAG
- a CDS encoding helicase HerA-like domain-containing protein, whose product MNILENFKEDITNGYQCKGNHIILGGSIFEKEAYAIPVKIPLKTLNRHGLIAGATGTGKTKTIQLLSEQLSQNGIPVLMMDIKGDFSGIAKEGELKDFIKERHEKIDIPFEPKAFPVELLTLSNQEGVRLRATVSEFGPVLFSRILDLNETQAGVVSVIFKYCDDHKMPLLDLKDIKKAMNFITEEGKDEIAKEYGKISTATTGTILRKIIELEQQGADIFFGEKSFEIEDLMRVNEEGHGYINIIRLNDIQDKPKLFSTFMMNLLAEIYNNMPEKGDLEQPELVVFIDEAHLIFNEASKALLDQIETIIKLIRSKGIGVYFITQNPTDIPKGVLAQLGLKIQHALRAFTANDRQAIKQTAENYPESEYYKTDEILTSLGIGEALITALNEKGIPTPLVACMLRAPESRMDILTDREIKEINSNSKLVSKYAETVDRESAYEILTKKLEAISNEANATNQTSKKKPRKFNGRNNC is encoded by the coding sequence ATGAATATTTTGGAAAATTTTAAAGAAGATATCACAAATGGTTACCAATGTAAAGGGAATCATATTATTCTTGGAGGATCTATTTTTGAAAAGGAAGCTTATGCTATTCCTGTTAAGATCCCCCTAAAAACATTGAATAGACATGGTTTAATTGCAGGAGCTACAGGTACTGGAAAGACAAAAACTATACAATTATTATCAGAACAACTATCACAAAACGGAATTCCTGTTTTAATGATGGATATAAAAGGTGATTTTTCTGGAATTGCAAAAGAGGGGGAATTAAAAGATTTCATTAAAGAACGACACGAAAAAATTGATATACCTTTTGAGCCGAAAGCTTTTCCTGTAGAATTATTAACTTTATCTAACCAAGAAGGTGTCCGATTACGAGCAACTGTTTCGGAGTTTGGTCCTGTTTTATTTTCTCGAATTCTGGATTTAAATGAAACTCAAGCAGGGGTTGTATCTGTCATATTTAAGTACTGTGATGATCATAAAATGCCTTTATTAGATTTAAAGGACATAAAGAAGGCAATGAATTTTATCACAGAAGAGGGAAAGGATGAAATAGCAAAAGAATATGGAAAAATATCTACTGCTACTACAGGCACTATCCTTCGCAAAATAATAGAATTAGAACAACAGGGAGCAGATATTTTTTTTGGTGAAAAATCTTTTGAGATTGAGGATTTAATGCGCGTTAATGAAGAAGGACATGGTTATATTAACATTATCCGTTTAAATGATATTCAGGATAAACCAAAACTTTTTTCAACCTTCATGATGAATCTTTTAGCTGAGATTTACAATAATATGCCTGAAAAAGGAGATCTTGAACAACCTGAACTAGTTGTTTTTATAGATGAAGCACATCTCATATTTAATGAAGCAAGTAAAGCATTGCTAGATCAGATCGAAACAATTATTAAACTAATTCGTTCCAAGGGTATTGGTGTTTATTTTATTACACAAAATCCTACTGATATTCCCAAAGGTGTATTAGCACAATTAGGATTAAAAATTCAACATGCACTTAGGGCTTTTACTGCTAATGACCGCCAAGCTATAAAACAAACAGCTGAAAATTATCCCGAATCTGAATATTACAAAACAGATGAAATCCTAACCTCATTAGGAATAGGTGAAGCATTAATAACGGCTTTAAATGAAAAAGGGATCCCAACTCCCTTGGTAGCATGTATGTTACGTGCTCCTGAAAGCCGAATGGATATACTAACAGATAGAGAGATAAAAGAAATTAACTCTAATTCAAAATTAGTTTCAAAATATGCTGAAACAGTTGACAGAGAAAGTGCTTATGAAATTTTAACTAAAAAACTAGAAGCTATTTCAAATGAAGCCAATGCAACCAATCAGACTAGTAAAAAAAAACCAAGAAAGTTCAATGGGAGAAACAATTGCTAA